A window of Novosphingobium terrae contains these coding sequences:
- a CDS encoding glycosyl hydrolase 115 family protein — translation MFDPCQASAFLHRQKAGGMRVLWLGLTLGGAIGGLAMAPGQGLAAQADAPIISFSQPGKGFAIVEQGQAAPIIRDPGDAAVVGHAVEDLAGDIKVITGVAPMIAETPAAGTKVAIIVGTLGKSAIIDRIVAEKKIDVGTLKGAWESFLITSIDRPVAGVDKALVVIGSDRRGTAYGTYEISQSAGVSPWTWWADVTPQPHPALFVNAGLRRFGPPSVQYRGIFINDEDWGLFPWASRTFDPAYGNIGPKTYRKVFELLLRLRANTLWPAMHKTSQPFNLDPENARLADEYGIVMGSSHAEPMLRNNLGEWKDKPEAFNYAINPEGVRKYWEERVTSNAKYESLWTLGMRGIHDSSMVGASTDAERINLLNMIIADERGLLQKHISPTLQGAHQVFVPYKEVLDIYRAGLKIPDDVTIIWPDDNYGYIRQFANASEQARSGGAGVYYHISYLGTPLAYLWLNSTPPALIKEEMTRAYDHGARKVWIVNVGDIKPGEIGTSLFMDMAWDIDRWRNRSQNDFLTDWAGHTFGEGNAKAVASVLDQYYRLNYETRPEHVGWPAITDHVKPTLLTHAQADARLRRFDRLVTMSRDAAQGIPASLGDAYFELVDYPVRASSAINVRAVAADRYDDLKDEDPAMASSAAGAAAAADADLAALTSRFNNEIAGGKWRNIMAVEPADTQWRIFRTSPFAVPAVSLRGDPKPFFDKVLAEPKNSGGVPGPAIRSGSASVFLEALNVAPPSDDVVIVEAETARGARGWRFIESLGRGDGSMMASQTGASLALEVTVPAGAPRPLNVGLLPFYADTNNGALEIAVSIDGGPVKPVLVHRVTEASHRTSANASGWAQGVLDNMLTIPTGLRVAQGHHRVEIRAVSTGVAVDRLMLPAK, via the coding sequence ATGTTCGACCCATGCCAGGCCAGCGCCTTTCTTCACCGTCAGAAGGCCGGTGGCATGCGAGTCTTGTGGCTGGGGCTGACGCTCGGGGGCGCGATTGGCGGGCTGGCCATGGCGCCCGGTCAGGGCTTGGCTGCGCAGGCTGACGCGCCGATCATCTCCTTTTCGCAGCCGGGCAAGGGTTTTGCCATTGTTGAGCAGGGGCAGGCCGCCCCCATCATCCGGGACCCGGGCGATGCGGCTGTGGTGGGCCATGCCGTCGAGGATCTGGCTGGCGATATCAAGGTCATCACCGGCGTGGCCCCCATGATTGCCGAAACCCCGGCGGCGGGCACCAAAGTGGCGATCATCGTGGGAACTTTGGGCAAAAGCGCCATCATCGACCGGATCGTCGCAGAGAAGAAGATCGATGTCGGCACGCTGAAGGGGGCCTGGGAAAGCTTCCTGATCACAAGTATCGACAGGCCCGTCGCGGGGGTGGACAAGGCGCTGGTGGTGATCGGCAGCGATCGGCGCGGAACCGCTTACGGGACCTATGAGATTTCGCAATCCGCAGGCGTGTCGCCCTGGACATGGTGGGCCGATGTGACGCCTCAGCCTCACCCGGCGCTGTTCGTGAATGCGGGTCTCCGCAGGTTCGGGCCGCCTTCGGTGCAATATCGCGGTATCTTTATCAATGATGAGGATTGGGGGCTTTTCCCATGGGCCTCCAGAACTTTTGACCCTGCCTATGGCAACATCGGCCCCAAGACTTATCGCAAGGTCTTCGAATTGCTGCTGCGCCTGCGGGCCAACACGCTGTGGCCTGCCATGCACAAGACCAGCCAGCCCTTCAACCTCGACCCCGAAAACGCCCGGCTGGCTGACGAATATGGTATCGTCATGGGCTCTTCCCATGCCGAGCCGATGTTGCGCAACAATCTGGGGGAATGGAAGGACAAGCCCGAGGCCTTCAATTACGCGATCAATCCTGAAGGCGTGCGCAAATATTGGGAAGAGCGTGTCACCAGCAATGCGAAGTATGAGAGCCTTTGGACGCTGGGTATGCGGGGCATTCACGATTCCTCGATGGTGGGGGCCAGTACCGATGCCGAGCGGATCAATCTGCTCAACATGATCATCGCCGACGAACGCGGCCTGCTGCAAAAGCATATCAGCCCGACATTGCAAGGCGCGCATCAGGTCTTCGTGCCCTATAAGGAGGTGCTGGATATCTACCGCGCCGGGCTCAAGATTCCGGATGATGTGACGATCATCTGGCCGGATGACAATTACGGCTATATTCGCCAATTCGCGAATGCCAGTGAACAGGCGCGTTCGGGCGGGGCGGGGGTCTATTACCATATCTCCTATCTCGGCACGCCGTTGGCCTATCTCTGGCTGAACAGCACGCCGCCGGCCCTGATCAAGGAAGAGATGACGCGCGCCTATGATCATGGAGCGCGCAAGGTCTGGATCGTCAATGTCGGCGACATCAAGCCCGGAGAGATCGGCACCAGCCTGTTCATGGACATGGCATGGGACATCGACCGCTGGCGCAACCGCAGCCAGAATGACTTCCTTACCGATTGGGCCGGTCATACCTTTGGTGAGGGCAATGCCAAAGCCGTGGCCTCGGTGCTCGATCAATATTACCGGCTGAATTATGAAACCAGGCCCGAGCATGTCGGCTGGCCCGCGATCACCGATCATGTCAAACCGACCTTGTTGACCCATGCGCAGGCCGATGCCCGCCTGCGTCGCTTCGACCGGCTTGTCACGATGTCGCGCGATGCGGCGCAGGGCATTCCCGCCTCGCTTGGCGATGCCTATTTCGAGCTTGTCGATTACCCGGTGCGGGCCTCTTCGGCGATCAATGTCCGGGCCGTGGCGGCGGATCGCTATGACGATCTCAAGGATGAAGATCCGGCGATGGCCAGCTCCGCCGCCGGGGCTGCTGCGGCGGCGGATGCGGATCTTGCGGCCCTGACCAGCAGGTTCAACAATGAGATCGCTGGCGGAAAATGGCGTAATATCATGGCTGTGGAACCGGCTGATACGCAGTGGCGTATTTTCCGCACGAGCCCTTTTGCTGTGCCCGCGGTTTCGCTGCGCGGCGATCCCAAGCCGTTTTTCGACAAGGTGCTGGCCGAACCGAAGAACAGCGGGGGCGTGCCGGGCCCGGCGATCCGCAGCGGAAGCGCGTCCGTGTTTCTGGAGGCGCTCAATGTCGCGCCGCCCAGCGACGATGTTGTGATTGTCGAGGCCGAGACGGCGCGTGGCGCCAGGGGATGGCGTTTCATCGAAAGTCTGGGACGTGGCGATGGCTCGATGATGGCCTCACAGACTGGCGCCAGTCTGGCGCTTGAGGTGACTGTGCCTGCCGGGGCGCCGCGCCCTCTCAATGTGGGCCTGCTGCCTTTCTACGCGGATACGAACAATGGCGCTCTGGAGATTGCGGTCTCCATCGATGGCGGGCCGGTTAAACCTGTCCTTGTTCATCGCGTGACCGAAGCGAGCCATCGGACCTCGGCGAATGCAAGCGGTTGGGCTCAGGGTGTGCTGGACAATATGCTGACGATCCCGACGGGTCTGCGGGTTGCGCAGGGGCATCATCGCGTTGAAATTCGCGCGGTGAGCACGGGTGTGGCTGTTGACCGCCTGATGCTTCCGGCAAAATGA